The genome window GTAAAAATCTCACAAGTCGCGACAATACAAAAAAGGTATAAAAGAACAGGCGTCGTCCTCTTGATAAATGGTCTGAGGCAAATGTGAGTCTGTTCCGTGTACTGTGATAATAACGAAATGGATTTTTGCTTCCTGACGACGAGCCGATGCTGTGTTGGATTTGCGAGTTACTATTCACGAGAACCCTCCAGTTATTCTTTTTCGCCCGTAGGCAGATCTCCATATCTTCCATGGCGAAAAAGTATGATTCATCTAGAAGCCCACACTGATCGAAGAATTCTCTCGAAAACAGCATCATCGCTCCGCTAATATAATCTACATCATATTCTACTCCTTTAATTTCCGTTATTGACGTCGGTCTAAGCAGATTTAGCGAAAAATCCATTCCTGCCGAATGAATTTTATCAGGAAAATGAGTGTATATCACTCCGCTTACAATTGCCGCTCTGTCATTCTTCTCAGCGCTCCTTACTAGTGGTTGTAAAAAACAATCCAAAACAACTGTGTCATTGTTTAAAAGGAGAACATAATCGTAGCCTTCTCGCATCGCCTTCTCAATGCCTCGGTTGTTCCCCGCTGCAAAGCCGAGATTATCTTCATTGTACATTACCTGACACTCCTCGAAATTAGATTCTAGCCGTTCTCCAGAGTCGTCAGTGGATCCATTATCGACCACTATGACATGGTAATTGGGATAATCAATTGACTGAAGAGAATGGAGACATGCCGCAGTGTCTTCGTAGTTGTTCCAATTTAGGACGATAATTGCAACAGTGGGCCAGTCCGTAACATTATTATACAGACTAGTAGACGATTCTGTACTTACCATTCCTCTTGAGGATGGAGCAAACCAAACTTCAATATTTCTCTCCTTCCTTCTGATATAGATTCCTACAGATTCAATCCAGAATTTCTATAATTTTGATATTTATCCACGCGGATGTTCTCCAATATATAAACTAAGTCAATTATTTTGAGTAAGTATGATAGATGAGATAATGGGATAACCGAGATAAGACTCAATTTGTAATACGATTTCCATATCCTCCTCGCTGAATCCGTTAACAGTCCGGAGTCCGACAACATAGGAACAAACAACTACAGAGGGTAAAAGAACGGCAGTTTGTACCTCACCAATTTGTAGTTTAATAACGAAGAGCCCACTAACCACTGGGAGAATGGCTGCAGCCCAGACCCGAAGTAACCTCCAGTCGTAAGGACGGATGGATCGAATTCCGTAAATCTCCACGACTCCCAACAAGCCAGCCACTGCGAGTGCAGTTCCCGTCGCGATTCCTGCACCAACGATACCGAGGCGAGAGACGAGGAAGATATCTAAAATAGCATTGACACTGACTAGCATGAACGTGTTGAGTAGCGTAAGTCGAGTGTGACCAAGTCCTTCAAGCACCATTCCTTCCGGGCCGAAAGAGGCATTGAGTAGATAGCCCACAGCGAGGGCAGCGACTGCAGCTCCTGCTGTAGCATACTCCTCGGTGAACAGCAACGAGAGGTATACTTCCGGGGCCACGACTAAAGTAATGGCAGGCGGAATCGTCAGCATCGTCACCCAACGGGTTGAGAGTCGATACCTCCCTTCGAGGAGTGCATTATCGTCACGAACCTCGGCAATCATTGGCTTGAATACTGGCGTAATAGCAGTAAGAACGATGAGGAGATTCGAGGCAAGGAGATACGCGACTTGGTATCGACCGACTTCGGCGGAGTCGAGGAAGTAGCCGATGACGAAGTAGTCGATCTGCCCAACGAGCGAATAGATGACGCCTGCGAGCACTAGCGGAAGAGAATAAGACAGGAGGGCGCGGTTTGAGACTGTCTCCGAAGCAGTTTCTCGAAGCCAGTCAACTCGATAAAATAACAGTCCAAAACCACAGACGACTGCGGTGAATACTCCGAAGAGATACCCTCCCACGAGCCCCAAAACACCACCACCCACCGAAACGAGCAGCACGACACATAAAATCCGAGTAAGCGGATTCAGAAGGTCGCGGATAGTGATTCTGAATTTCATGTTTTTCACGCTATTGAACGAGGTCAACAACGACTGATACACTGTCTGAAGCGGAATCAAGAGCACGAAATATGGCAAGATCTCGGCCAGTGAGGGCTCGTTGAGGAGTGCCGCAATTTCATCTCTAAAGGCAAAAACGGCAACTGCGCCGAGAGACGACGTGGCAGTCCCAATTGAAAAGACGTTTAGCAACGTCTTTTTCGCGCGACCGTACTCTGACCGGTCCAAGAATTGAGGAACGAAGTAATCTATCGATCGATAGACGTTCAAACTGGCAAATCCTTGTGCGAACAGAACGACCGACAACCCCAACGTAAACACGCCGTACTCTGATGGGGATACTAGCCGCGTAGCAATTACGACAAACAAAAACCCCAGGAATTTACCGAGAATATTCCCGAGGAGAGTAATGCTCCCCTGAGCTGCTAGGGTGGCAATTCCACCATCACTCTGATCACTCATTGCCCTATCCGAGATACCCCATATCGCTCAGTCGCTTTTCGAGCTCTACTTCCTCCTCCGCGTTCCACTCTCGTCCCTCACTCTCCGAGCGACCGTACTTCTCGGTCTCTCTGACGGCTCTTTCGTCGAACATCTCCTCGAAGAAGAGTTCTCTCGACAGAGAACCGTCCATCACCGTCGGTATCGGACAGCCTTGAAGGTAGAGTAGAATCGGCGCGATATCGAGAACGCTCGCGTCTTCGACTCTCCCCGTCCGAAACGACGGACCGCTCGCGATCAAGATCCCATCGCTTCTGTGGTCGCCCGAGCGGTCGTGAGCGTTCTGTGCGGACGACTGCAGAAGCGACTCGGAGAACCCACCTTTAAGCGTGTGATCTGGAACGGTACGAACGATGAGGTCAGGGCCGGTTTCCGTCGCTGGCCCCTCGAACACTTCGTCGCTACGCACGACCGCTTCGACGAGCGATTCACCCGTCTCCGGATGCCTAATTGAGAGTAGTGACTCTCGTATCTCCTCGATTACTTCATCGTACTCATGCTGCGGAACTGCTCCCTCACTGAACGAACCTTCGGTGTTAACGTAGAGTGCCTGCCCCGACAGGGTGGTGAAGAAGGCCTGAGTCTCGGTCCAAACGACATCCCGATGTGGTTTGTCTTGTAGGCTTTTCCCAAAGTCAAACCACGACGATGGTACGACCGACTTCACCTTCCCGTGGAGATTCGCGCTCTTTAGCGTCTCCCACGCGGCTTTCACCGTCGCACCGAGAACATCGTCGGTTTTTGTCTTCGCAGAGGACTGCTCCCGTCGTGCGAGAAAGCCCTCCTTCTCCAACCACTCGTCGATATAGATGTCGTGTGTGAGCGGTCCAAACCCGTGGTCGGAGAGAACGACGACATCACAGTCATCGTCCACAACGTCCAACATACGCCCGATTCCGCGGTCGACCGTCTCGTAGTACTCTTCGATCGCTCCGACGAGGCTTGAGTCAGGCTCGTAACGTGGATGCGTCTCGTCGAAGTACTTCCAGAAGAAGTGCTGGACACGATCGGACCCGTCGTAGACAGTCATCGAGAGGTCGGTGTCGTACTCTTCGAGCAATTCGAGGAAGAGATCGGTCTGACGTTCGGCGACCCGGATTAGATTTCGTTTGAAGCCCTCATAATCACCCGCTCGCTGTAACGACCAGTCCTCGAAAAGTTCCTCTACAGGCCCCACTTGCTCCGTTAGCGAAGGAGGTACAGCGAAATCGTCGACCGTGTTTGCGGTCGGGAACCCAGTTACCATGAATCCGGAGACATCGTCTGGCGGATAGGTGAACGGAACTTTGAATAGCCCAGTCGTCACCCCCTCATCGTTCATTATTCGCCAAAACGGGACCGCACAGCGGTCTGATGAGTTTATCGACCGGCGGTTGTAGTTCTCATCGAAGGTTCCGAAGTCGAAGATACCGTGCTTGCCTGGATTCGTTCCAGTATGGATCGAGTTCCACGCGGGAGGGGACACAGGCGGCGTAATCGATTCGAGTGGTCCGGAGACACCCTCCTCTTTGAGCCGAGCAATGTTCGGTAACTTCCCTTCCTCGATTAGGGGGTTAACGACATCCCACTCCCCACCATCGAGACCAATAACGAGGGTATCCATGTGTTCGCGTCCTCTCTTTCGCCTCTTATGAATGCTTAGATAAACATCGAAAATCAGTAGTTCTTCGTTGAGAGTGTCGAAGTATGATTCACGGCGTCGAACTACGCGACCTCCAAGTAAACGCGGACGAGCGCGGCCACCTCGTCGAAATCTTCCGCGACGACTGGGAGATTTACGACCCCGAACCGGCGATGTCCTACTACTCCCTCTCCTATCCAGGCGTCATCCGAGCGTGGCACCGTCACACCCGCGGACAGATCGACCACTTCGTCTGCCCCCAAGGCAGAATCAAAGTCGGCATCTACGACGACCGGGAGGACTCCCCCACTCAGGGTGAACTGAACACGTTCGTCATCGGTGAGCACAACCAGCAAGTCGTCAGGATTCCGGGCGACTGCTGGCACGGCTTCAAAGTCGTCGGAAACGAGCAAGCGATGCTCGTAAACTTCCCGACCAACCGCTACGACTACGACGACCCCGACGAGGAACGACTCCCGCACGACACCGACCGAATCCCGCTCGACTGGGATTCCGACCCTCACGAATAGATGAAAGGAATCGTACTCGCCGGCGGAACGGGCTCCCGCCTCCGACCCATCACTCACACTGGCCCGAAACAGCTAGTTCCGGTAGCCAACAAGCCGGTACTCCAGTACGGAATCGAGGACCTCCGAGACGCAGGAATCACTGAAATCGGCGTTGTCCTCGGAGAGAAGGGTCGTGACGAGATTCAGGCGTTCCTCGGCGACGGGAGCGAATTCGGCGTCGACGTCACCTACATCGTGCAGGGCGAACCGCTCGGACTAGCCCACGCTGCAGGCTGCGCCCGCGAGTTCGTCGGCGACGACGACTTCGTGATGTACCTCGGCGACAACATCCTCAAGCAAGGCATCGGCGAGCTCGTCGCGCGTTACGAGTCGAACGACGCTGCGGCCGGCATCGCTCTCCAGCACGTCGACAACCCCGGACAGTTCGGCATCGCCGACGTGGACGAATCGGGAGCCGTCCGCCAACTCGTCGAGAAACCCGACGACCCGCCGAGCAACCTCGCACTCATCGGCATCTACGTCTTCTCGCCGAAGATCTTCGACGCCATCGCCGACTTAGAACCCTCCTGGCGGGGGGAACTGGAGATCACCGACGCGATCCAGGCGCTACTCGACGACGGGGAGTCGATCGATTCGCACGTAGTCGAGGGGTGGTGGAAGGACACCGGCAAACCGGAGGACATCCTCGACGCGAATCGACTGGTACTCGAAGGACAACCTGGGGCGACTGCAGGGACGATTGCGGACGGCGCGAACGTGATCGGTCACGTCGATCTCCACGAGACAGCGACGATTCGCGAGGGCGCGACCGTACGAGGCCCGGTGAGCATAGCGGCGGACACGGTGATTCGCTCCAACACCTACGTCGGCCCGTACACCTCCATCGGCCCGAACTGTATCGTCGACAGCACGCACGTCGAGAATAGCGTCGTCGTCGGCGAGAGTCGGCTGACGGCGAACGGCCGCATCGTGGATAGCCTCATCGGTCGCGGCGCGATGGTCGAAAGCGCCGACGACCTGCTTCCCGAAGGCCGGCGACTCGTTGTCGGCGAGAACTCACAGCTCAAACTCTAACATGCGTATCGAAACCACCTCGTGTCCCGACTGCGGGACGATCATCGCGGCGAACGTACTCGAATCAGAACGCACGCTGAAGTGTCCCGGACTCGGCTGCGGGCGAGTCCACCGCTTCACGGACCTCTCGGCAGACGTCCAGAGGCACTACGAGGCGAATCACGACCGGTATCAGATGGAATAGAGAGTAGCGATTGGACTAAAGAATCGCTCGGAGATCTTCTTCGAGGGTCGGTTGAGGACGGTCGAGGAGCGACTCGACTTTCTTGACATCTAGGCAGGTGTGTCGAGGACGCTCGGCGTCTCGCTCGACATCGGCCAATGCACTTTTCGATATCTTCTCCGTCGACTCGCCGACTATATCTGCCATTGTCAGTCCGATTTCGTACGGGCTGACACAGGAACTGGACGCAACATGGACGACGCCGGATGCGTCGAGGCTGAGTAGATCGAAGATGGTTTCGGCGACGTGTCCAGCACGGCTCGGAGTCACGTGCTGATCGGCAAACAGGGGAAGTGAATCGCCCGCATCCAGTTGCTCGCGGACCCAACTGGGAAAGCCTTCCAGCCTTCCGGAGTCCCCACGTTGGCCGTAGACGAACGAGAGACGCACGACGAGCGCCT of Haloprofundus halophilus contains these proteins:
- a CDS encoding glycosyltransferase family 2 protein — translated: MVSTESSTSLYNNVTDWPTVAIIVLNWNNYEDTAACLHSLQSIDYPNYHVIVVDNGSTDDSGERLESNFEECQVMYNEDNLGFAAGNNRGIEKAMREGYDYVLLLNNDTVVLDCFLQPLVRSAEKNDRAAIVSGVIYTHFPDKIHSAGMDFSLNLLRPTSITEIKGVEYDVDYISGAMMLFSREFFDQCGLLDESYFFAMEDMEICLRAKKNNWRVLVNSNSQIQHSIGSSSGSKNPFRYYHSTRNRLTFASDHLSRGRRLFFYTFFVLSRLVRFLQWIVCREIRLITSTFLAVYDHLNQNRFKKPNYFDE
- a CDS encoding oligosaccharide flippase family protein, translated to MSDQSDGGIATLAAQGSITLLGNILGKFLGFLFVVIATRLVSPSEYGVFTLGLSVVLFAQGFASLNVYRSIDYFVPQFLDRSEYGRAKKTLLNVFSIGTATSSLGAVAVFAFRDEIAALLNEPSLAEILPYFVLLIPLQTVYQSLLTSFNSVKNMKFRITIRDLLNPLTRILCVVLLVSVGGGVLGLVGGYLFGVFTAVVCGFGLLFYRVDWLRETASETVSNRALLSYSLPLVLAGVIYSLVGQIDYFVIGYFLDSAEVGRYQVAYLLASNLLIVLTAITPVFKPMIAEVRDDNALLEGRYRLSTRWVTMLTIPPAITLVVAPEVYLSLLFTEEYATAGAAVAALAVGYLLNASFGPEGMVLEGLGHTRLTLLNTFMLVSVNAILDIFLVSRLGIVGAGIATGTALAVAGLLGVVEIYGIRSIRPYDWRLLRVWAAAILPVVSGLFVIKLQIGEVQTAVLLPSVVVCSYVVGLRTVNGFSEEDMEIVLQIESYLGYPIISSIILTQNN
- a CDS encoding alkaline phosphatase family protein; amino-acid sequence: MDTLVIGLDGGEWDVVNPLIEEGKLPNIARLKEEGVSGPLESITPPVSPPAWNSIHTGTNPGKHGIFDFGTFDENYNRRSINSSDRCAVPFWRIMNDEGVTTGLFKVPFTYPPDDVSGFMVTGFPTANTVDDFAVPPSLTEQVGPVEELFEDWSLQRAGDYEGFKRNLIRVAERQTDLFLELLEEYDTDLSMTVYDGSDRVQHFFWKYFDETHPRYEPDSSLVGAIEEYYETVDRGIGRMLDVVDDDCDVVVLSDHGFGPLTHDIYIDEWLEKEGFLARREQSSAKTKTDDVLGATVKAAWETLKSANLHGKVKSVVPSSWFDFGKSLQDKPHRDVVWTETQAFFTTLSGQALYVNTEGSFSEGAVPQHEYDEVIEEIRESLLSIRHPETGESLVEAVVRSDEVFEGPATETGPDLIVRTVPDHTLKGGFSESLLQSSAQNAHDRSGDHRSDGILIASGPSFRTGRVEDASVLDIAPILLYLQGCPIPTVMDGSLSRELFFEEMFDERAVRETEKYGRSESEGREWNAEEEVELEKRLSDMGYLG
- a CDS encoding dTDP-4-dehydrorhamnose 3,5-epimerase family protein, with the translated sequence MIHGVELRDLQVNADERGHLVEIFRDDWEIYDPEPAMSYYSLSYPGVIRAWHRHTRGQIDHFVCPQGRIKVGIYDDREDSPTQGELNTFVIGEHNQQVVRIPGDCWHGFKVVGNEQAMLVNFPTNRYDYDDPDEERLPHDTDRIPLDWDSDPHE
- a CDS encoding glucose-1-phosphate thymidylyltransferase, which produces MKGIVLAGGTGSRLRPITHTGPKQLVPVANKPVLQYGIEDLRDAGITEIGVVLGEKGRDEIQAFLGDGSEFGVDVTYIVQGEPLGLAHAAGCAREFVGDDDFVMYLGDNILKQGIGELVARYESNDAAAGIALQHVDNPGQFGIADVDESGAVRQLVEKPDDPPSNLALIGIYVFSPKIFDAIADLEPSWRGELEITDAIQALLDDGESIDSHVVEGWWKDTGKPEDILDANRLVLEGQPGATAGTIADGANVIGHVDLHETATIREGATVRGPVSIAADTVIRSNTYVGPYTSIGPNCIVDSTHVENSVVVGESRLTANGRIVDSLIGRGAMVESADDLLPEGRRLVVGENSQLKL